In Microbacterium sp. AB, a single genomic region encodes these proteins:
- a CDS encoding protealysin inhibitor emfourin, protein MRGIVPPFLLERLTAHESATVSQCASRTLTVDDDLRSRRALAAPPAPRARAASAAAGPQRTISDAERTTTLPGRTVRREGDGPTGDTSVDEAYDALGSTWELLNDEYGRDSLDGAGRPLLATVHYGERYDNAFWDGERMVFGDGDGVVFRSFTGAVDVVGHELAHGLIQSTVDLVYQGQSGALNESVADVVGALVKQRELGQTADQADWLIGAGIFAEGVNGSALRSMSAPGTAYDDDALGKDPQPATMAGYVETTSDNGGVHINSGIPNHAFFLAATAIGGSAWEGAGRIWFDVLETRAVAADADFAAFAAATIAAAGARFGDDSAERTAVADAWARVGVGASTAAAPAAPVDDETVRVERSGGLLGRVHVAEVPESSLPGPEREQLESLVGSGALHGLEEDPPVPDAYTWRVEISQRIDVTLGERALPDDVLALLRSILDRGGRRRP, encoded by the coding sequence ATGCGCGGAATCGTCCCCCCCTTCCTCCTCGAACGGCTGACCGCACACGAGAGCGCCACCGTGTCGCAGTGCGCCTCGCGCACGCTCACGGTCGACGACGACCTGCGCTCCCGGCGCGCCCTCGCGGCGCCTCCCGCACCGCGCGCCCGGGCGGCGAGCGCGGCGGCCGGGCCGCAGCGCACGATCTCCGACGCCGAACGCACGACGACGCTGCCGGGGAGGACCGTGCGCCGCGAAGGCGACGGACCGACCGGTGACACGTCGGTCGACGAGGCGTACGACGCGCTCGGCAGCACGTGGGAGCTGCTGAACGACGAGTACGGACGCGATTCGCTCGACGGGGCGGGTCGTCCCCTCCTCGCGACCGTGCACTACGGCGAGCGCTACGACAACGCGTTCTGGGACGGCGAGCGCATGGTCTTCGGCGACGGGGACGGCGTCGTCTTCCGCTCGTTCACGGGGGCCGTCGACGTCGTCGGGCACGAGCTCGCCCACGGTCTCATCCAGTCCACCGTCGATCTCGTCTATCAGGGGCAGTCCGGGGCGCTCAACGAATCGGTCGCCGACGTCGTCGGCGCGCTCGTGAAGCAGCGCGAGCTCGGGCAGACGGCCGATCAGGCCGACTGGCTCATCGGCGCGGGGATCTTCGCCGAGGGGGTGAACGGCTCGGCGCTGCGCTCGATGAGCGCCCCGGGCACGGCATACGACGACGACGCGCTCGGCAAGGACCCGCAGCCGGCGACGATGGCCGGCTACGTCGAGACGACGAGCGACAACGGGGGCGTCCACATCAACTCCGGCATCCCCAACCACGCCTTCTTCCTCGCGGCGACGGCCATCGGCGGCAGCGCGTGGGAGGGTGCGGGCCGCATCTGGTTCGACGTGCTCGAGACGCGCGCCGTCGCCGCGGACGCCGACTTCGCCGCGTTCGCGGCGGCGACGATCGCCGCCGCCGGCGCCCGGTTCGGCGACGACTCCGCGGAGCGGACGGCGGTCGCGGACGCCTGGGCGCGGGTGGGCGTCGGGGCGTCGACCGCCGCGGCGCCCGCCGCGCCGGTCGACGACGAGACGGTCCGCGTCGAGCGCTCGGGCGGCCTGCTCGGCCGTGTCCACGTCGCCGAGGTGCCGGAGTCGTCCCTCCCCGGCCCGGAGCGCGAGCAGCTCGAGTCCCTCGTCGGCTCGGGTGCTCTCCACGGTCTGGAGGAGGATCCGC
- a CDS encoding IclR family transcriptional regulator yields MTPEPGAPASTTERVARILMAFGRAGQPLGVSEVARACDLSKAVVHRILQTLVREGLLRADAGSRKYALGPAALALGQEAARGDALRSAAMPVISHLAEVTGETTTVTERVGHGRHYVGQIESFRPIRITIRIGDQVPLWSGASGLSILAFMDDDDVDYVLGGELTAFTEATVTDPIEIRERLTAIRERGWAKTAGERVPFSSSIAAPIFDVDGTPAGSLSIAILADRADGHAEQELSRLVVTSAADASTRLQRIRRGVESPRRR; encoded by the coding sequence ATGACCCCAGAGCCCGGCGCCCCGGCGTCCACGACCGAGCGCGTCGCCCGGATCCTCATGGCGTTCGGCCGCGCCGGCCAGCCCCTGGGCGTGTCCGAGGTCGCCCGCGCGTGCGACCTCAGCAAGGCCGTCGTCCATCGCATCCTGCAGACGCTCGTCCGCGAGGGACTCCTCCGCGCCGACGCCGGATCGCGCAAGTACGCGCTGGGCCCGGCCGCTCTCGCCCTCGGCCAGGAGGCCGCCCGCGGCGACGCCCTGCGGTCGGCCGCGATGCCCGTCATCTCGCACCTCGCCGAGGTGACCGGGGAGACGACGACCGTGACCGAGCGGGTCGGACACGGTCGCCACTACGTCGGGCAGATCGAGAGCTTCAGGCCCATCCGGATCACGATCCGCATCGGCGACCAGGTCCCGCTGTGGTCCGGTGCGAGCGGGCTCAGCATCCTCGCGTTCATGGACGACGACGACGTCGACTACGTGCTCGGCGGCGAGCTCACCGCGTTCACGGAGGCGACCGTGACCGACCCGATCGAGATCCGCGAGCGGCTGACGGCGATCCGGGAGCGGGGATGGGCCAAGACGGCGGGCGAGCGCGTGCCGTTCTCGAGCAGCATCGCCGCCCCCATCTTCGACGTCGACGGGACGCCCGCGGGATCGCTGTCGATCGCGATCCTCGCCGACCGTGCCGACGGCCACGCCGAGCAGGAGCTCTCGCGGCTCGTCGTGACGTCGGCGGCCGACGCGTCGACGCGGCTGCAGCGGATCAGGCGCGGCGTCGAGAGCCCGCGTCGACGCTGA
- a CDS encoding ABC transporter substrate-binding protein, with product MKTAFRTLGVAAGLAAGALALSSCAGSAVGQAQDDADGGAEEVDEVVIGSLHPLSGANAVDGQQMSDAAQMAVDAINEAGGIESLGGAQLVLEVADTRGEAETGQSEATRLIQEGAAALVGSFQSATSANIASVAERNGVPFVMDVSALDSILEQGYAYSFRIQPSGSMMGAQSAAYLSEMGEAGGSPVEKVGYLYEQGNFGASAYEAFAARAAELGIEVDPAISYDPASSDLSTQVQQVAAAGADVLAVSGYYNDSLAIARAVSSIAPDIDAVFGVANGGYDQAQFVTDAPAGGEGYLNANYHWDVTNPEAQDLASGFEEEFGEPIRTSAVLTYDAVMLIAQAIEEAGSADPADIRDAIAESGYEPLVVNDGPVSFDETGQNANASVVVMQVQDGSVLQVFPDDLAEAGVVYPAPVG from the coding sequence TTGAAGACAGCATTCAGGACGCTCGGCGTCGCCGCCGGGCTCGCGGCGGGAGCCCTCGCCCTGAGCTCGTGCGCCGGCTCGGCCGTCGGACAGGCGCAGGACGATGCCGACGGCGGCGCGGAGGAGGTCGACGAGGTCGTCATCGGCTCGCTGCACCCGCTGAGCGGGGCGAACGCCGTCGACGGGCAGCAGATGTCGGATGCCGCGCAGATGGCCGTCGACGCGATCAACGAGGCAGGAGGCATCGAGTCCCTCGGCGGGGCGCAGCTCGTGCTCGAGGTGGCCGACACGCGCGGCGAGGCGGAGACGGGACAGAGCGAGGCGACCCGCCTCATCCAGGAGGGCGCCGCCGCGCTCGTCGGCTCCTTCCAGAGCGCGACGAGCGCGAACATCGCCTCGGTGGCCGAGCGCAACGGCGTGCCGTTCGTCATGGACGTCTCCGCGCTCGACTCGATCCTCGAGCAGGGGTACGCGTACTCCTTCCGCATCCAGCCCTCCGGCAGCATGATGGGCGCCCAGAGCGCCGCCTACCTCTCCGAGATGGGCGAGGCCGGCGGCAGCCCCGTCGAGAAGGTCGGATACCTCTACGAGCAGGGCAACTTCGGCGCCTCCGCATACGAGGCCTTCGCCGCCCGGGCCGCGGAGCTCGGCATCGAGGTCGACCCGGCGATCAGCTACGACCCGGCCTCGAGCGACCTCTCGACGCAGGTGCAGCAGGTGGCGGCGGCCGGAGCCGACGTGCTCGCGGTCTCCGGCTACTACAACGACAGCCTCGCGATCGCGCGCGCCGTGTCGTCCATCGCACCCGACATCGACGCGGTCTTCGGCGTCGCGAACGGCGGCTACGACCAGGCGCAGTTCGTGACCGACGCCCCCGCGGGCGGGGAGGGCTACCTGAACGCGAACTACCACTGGGACGTCACGAATCCCGAGGCGCAGGACCTCGCCTCGGGGTTCGAGGAGGAGTTCGGCGAGCCGATCCGCACGAGCGCGGTGCTCACCTACGACGCCGTCATGCTCATCGCGCAGGCGATCGAGGAGGCCGGCAGCGCCGACCCCGCCGACATCCGCGACGCGATCGCCGAGTCGGGCTATGAGCCCCTCGTCGTGAACGACGGACCCGTGTCGTTCGACGAGACCGGTCAGAACGCCAACGCCTCCGTCGTCGTGATGCAGGTGCAGGACGGCTCGGTGCTCCAGGTGTTCCCCGACGACCTCGCGGAGGCCGGCGTCGTCTACCCCGCACCCGTCGGCTGA
- a CDS encoding branched-chain amino acid ABC transporter permease produces MSTQTVAPAATASVVGPPERARASGGPSPRTLLVTLLVLVVASVVAGLVSGSTTVLTQALVTGLLTGGVYSLVAMGLTLVYGVLHIINFANGAMVALAMYITFAVVDATGMHPYATLLITVPAMFLLGAAMQTTLLNPIMKAPIQTQLLVTIGLALAIENGLLLVFGPNPRSVRLPGGAGVSILGATVDTSRIFAFAGALVLVAVLWIVLQRTPVGTAIRSVAANPEGARLVGIDIRSIYVLTFALGAAAAGAAGTLVAPFTTIEPTAGSVFNLTAFVVVVLGGMGNVPGALVGGLIVGLTEQLGGLILPGQSPLLAVFAVFLVVLFAKPRGIFGRAS; encoded by the coding sequence ATGTCGACTCAGACCGTCGCCCCGGCCGCGACCGCATCGGTCGTCGGTCCTCCCGAGCGCGCCCGCGCGTCCGGGGGACCGTCGCCGCGCACGCTCCTCGTCACGCTCCTCGTCCTCGTCGTCGCCTCCGTCGTCGCGGGGCTCGTGTCCGGCAGCACCACCGTGCTGACGCAGGCCCTCGTCACGGGGCTGCTGACGGGCGGCGTCTACAGCCTGGTCGCCATGGGGCTCACCCTCGTCTACGGGGTGCTGCACATCATCAACTTCGCCAACGGCGCGATGGTGGCGCTCGCGATGTACATCACCTTCGCCGTCGTCGACGCGACGGGGATGCACCCCTACGCGACCCTGCTCATCACGGTGCCGGCGATGTTCCTCCTGGGAGCGGCGATGCAGACGACGCTGCTCAACCCGATCATGAAGGCGCCCATCCAGACCCAGCTCCTCGTGACGATCGGGCTCGCGCTGGCGATCGAGAACGGGCTGCTGCTCGTCTTCGGGCCCAATCCGCGGTCGGTGCGGCTGCCGGGCGGCGCGGGGGTCTCGATCCTCGGCGCGACGGTCGACACGAGCCGGATCTTCGCCTTCGCCGGCGCGCTCGTCCTCGTGGCCGTCCTCTGGATCGTGCTGCAGAGGACCCCCGTCGGCACCGCCATCCGCTCGGTCGCGGCGAACCCGGAAGGGGCCCGCCTCGTGGGCATCGACATCCGGTCGATCTACGTGCTCACCTTCGCGCTCGGCGCGGCGGCCGCCGGCGCCGCCGGCACGCTCGTCGCCCCGTTCACCACGATCGAGCCCACCGCGGGCTCGGTCTTCAACCTGACCGCGTTCGTGGTCGTCGTGCTCGGCGGGATGGGCAACGTGCCCGGCGCCCTCGTGGGCGGCCTCATCGTCGGGCTGACCGAGCAGCTCGGCGGACTGATCCTCCCGGGCCAGTCGCCCCTGCTCGCCGTGTTCGCGGTCTTCCTCGTCGTGCTCTTCGCCAAGCCGCGCGGCATCTTCGGGAGGGCGTCATGA